From a region of the Octopus sinensis linkage group LG18, ASM634580v1, whole genome shotgun sequence genome:
- the LOC115221235 gene encoding MORN repeat-containing protein 2-like, translating to MTAKGKKLSLKQKEKTNEPIEKQVIHENAYIFPNGDRYEGQYAYGPDGNVQRCGFGKHISADGTVYEGMWKDDAMNGTGLLTHSSGDVYEGEFVNNQFHGEGTYTWANESYVKGNFVRNKMEGKGEFCDTMKQIWDGDFHKQTATGLQFRLNTN from the coding sequence ATGACTGCTAAAGGTAAAAAACTTTCtttgaaacaaaaggaaaaaactaATGAACCAATCGAGAAACAGGTGATTCAtgaaaatgcatatatttttccTAATGGAGATAGATATGAAGGCCAATACGCGTATGGCCCAGATGGAAATGTACAGAGATGTGGCTTTGGAAAACATATTTCAGCTGATGGTACAGTTTATGAGGGCATGTGGAAAGATGATGCAATGAATGGTACCGGACTACTTACACATTCTTCAGGAGATGTCTATGAAGGAGAGTTTGTCAATAATCAATTCCATGGAGAAGGGACATATACATGGGCAAATGAGTCCTATGTTAAAGGAAATTTTGTGAGAAATAAAATGGAAGGCAAAGGAGAATTTTGTGATACGATGAAGCAAATATGGGATGGAGATTTTCACAAACAAACAGCTACAGGTTTACAGTTCAGACTAAACACGAATTAG